A window of Rubricoccus marinus contains these coding sequences:
- a CDS encoding DMT family transporter, giving the protein MPTLSRPAVLALTTLTMVAFAANSVLARLALATTETGAASFTAIRLGAGAFALALLARQRLRGTGSWASGAALFVYAAAFSYAYLSLSTGTGALLLFGAVQITMIGWGLARGERFGVVQTVGLILAMGGLVVLLAPGVTAPPLGAALLMAASGAAWGVYSLRGRGAGDPIALTAGNFWRAALMGGALLAVAWLWPLHVWPHGGVFVDARGAGLALASGGLTSGLGYALWYRVLPSLRASSAATVQLSVPVIAALGGLALVGEALTLRLALASVVTLGGIALVVRGR; this is encoded by the coding sequence ATGCCGACGCTCTCCCGCCCCGCCGTTCTCGCGCTGACCACGCTCACGATGGTCGCTTTTGCGGCCAACTCCGTGCTCGCGCGGCTGGCCCTCGCCACGACCGAAACCGGCGCGGCATCGTTTACCGCGATCCGCCTCGGCGCCGGCGCCTTCGCTCTCGCACTGCTCGCACGCCAGAGGCTGCGCGGGACCGGGAGTTGGGCCTCTGGCGCCGCGCTGTTCGTGTACGCCGCGGCCTTTTCCTACGCCTACCTCTCGCTCTCCACCGGCACGGGGGCGCTCCTGCTCTTCGGCGCCGTGCAGATCACGATGATTGGCTGGGGCCTCGCCAGAGGCGAGCGGTTCGGCGTGGTGCAAACCGTGGGATTGATCCTCGCGATGGGCGGCCTCGTCGTGCTCTTGGCGCCGGGCGTGACGGCGCCGCCGCTGGGGGCGGCGTTGCTCATGGCCGCCTCTGGCGCGGCGTGGGGCGTGTACTCGTTGCGCGGGCGAGGAGCGGGAGATCCCATCGCACTCACGGCCGGCAACTTCTGGCGCGCGGCGCTGATGGGCGGGGCGCTGCTCGCCGTGGCGTGGCTGTGGCCCCTGCACGTCTGGCCGCACGGCGGCGTGTTCGTAGACGCCAGAGGCGCGGGTTTGGCGCTGGCCTCTGGCGGGCTCACGTCGGGCCTGGGCTACGCGCTGTGGTACCGCGTGCTGCCGTCGCTGCGGGCGTCCTCGGCGGCGACGGTCCAGCTCAGCGTGCCGGTGATCGCGGCGCTGGGCGGGCTCGCGCTTGTGGGCGAGGCGCTCACGCTACGGCTCGCGCTCGCGAGCGTGGTGACACTGGGCGGGATCGCGCTCGTGGTGCGCGGGAGGTAG
- a CDS encoding 16S rRNA (guanine(527)-N(7))-methyltransferase RsmG codes for MTDPIAALSADQNAKLDRFAAELVRMNKHVNLVAPTTLREGELERVHLKHSLALSTKAFPPEAVVVDWGAGGGLPTIPLAIAFPETQFVAVDAVGKKMEAVRTFARRLGLPNLGVWIGRAEAYDGPAPHYCVSRATAPLADLWAWTERVLTPLAEPPSPEAEDVWQPGLLTLKGGNLDEEVAAMHEAHPGLTTSRTYLKALLGPGYPSKMILEVRPEA; via the coding sequence ATGACCGACCCCATCGCCGCGCTCAGCGCCGACCAGAACGCCAAGCTCGACCGGTTCGCCGCCGAGCTGGTGCGCATGAACAAGCACGTCAACCTCGTCGCGCCGACCACGCTACGCGAGGGCGAGCTAGAACGCGTGCACCTCAAGCACAGCCTCGCGCTCTCGACAAAGGCGTTCCCGCCCGAAGCCGTGGTCGTGGACTGGGGCGCCGGCGGAGGCCTCCCCACCATTCCTCTGGCGATCGCGTTTCCCGAGACGCAGTTCGTCGCCGTGGACGCCGTGGGCAAGAAGATGGAGGCCGTGCGGACGTTCGCGCGCCGCCTCGGGCTCCCCAACCTCGGCGTCTGGATCGGCCGCGCCGAGGCCTACGACGGCCCCGCGCCGCACTACTGCGTAAGCCGCGCAACGGCGCCTCTGGCGGACCTGTGGGCGTGGACCGAGCGGGTGCTCACGCCTCTGGCGGAGCCGCCCTCGCCAGAGGCCGAGGATGTCTGGCAACCCGGTCTGCTGACGCTGAAAGGCGGCAACCTGGACGAGGAGGTCGCGGCCATGCACGAGGCGCATCCCGGCCTCACCACCAGCCGGACGTATCTCAAAGCGCTTCTCGGGCCGGGCTACCCCAGCAAGATGATTCTCGAAGTGCGCCCCGAGGCGTAG
- a CDS encoding MarR family winged helix-turn-helix transcriptional regulator: MDRKSAEEFVLLHNQLCFALYSSSKMIVDAYEPILAPLGLTYQEYLAMMVLWEEGTILEHDLADRLRADISEIAAWTDELQAKGFIRRTETADGALMEPTEPGRALRAQAIEAVPDAIRCRLLLPEDDISMLREGLYRMMDNIEDTQAG; encoded by the coding sequence ATGGACCGAAAGTCTGCCGAAGAGTTTGTCTTGCTGCACAACCAGTTGTGCTTCGCGCTCTACTCCTCCTCCAAAATGATCGTCGACGCCTACGAGCCCATTCTGGCGCCGCTGGGCCTGACGTATCAGGAGTACCTCGCGATGATGGTGCTGTGGGAGGAGGGGACCATCCTGGAGCACGACCTCGCGGACAGGCTCAGGGCGGACATCTCCGAGATCGCGGCGTGGACGGACGAGTTGCAGGCGAAAGGCTTTATCCGCCGCACCGAAACGGCCGACGGCGCGCTGATGGAGCCGACCGAGCCGGGCCGCGCGCTCAGGGCGCAGGCCATCGAGGCGGTCCCGGACGCCATCCGGTGCCGGCTTCTCCTGCCCGAGGACGACATCTCGATGCTCCGCGAGGGGCTCTACCGCATGATGGACAACATCGAGGACACGCAGGCTGGCTGA
- a CDS encoding FKBP-type peptidyl-prolyl cis-trans isomerase, producing MSRLALLVLACTLAACDPEPAAEADAVSAVEVSEAETTGADAAPAPGEPTETATTAAVATDQSTLLLDYEGRLEDGTVFDSGEGVTFRLPEMIDGFREEVVGMREGETKTFSIPPENGYGAMGIPGAVPPNATLTFEVTVYEILG from the coding sequence ATGTCTCGCCTCGCTCTTCTCGTCCTGGCGTGTACGCTCGCCGCGTGTGACCCCGAGCCCGCCGCTGAGGCGGACGCCGTTTCCGCGGTGGAGGTCTCCGAGGCAGAGACCACGGGAGCCGACGCGGCGCCTGCGCCCGGCGAACCCACCGAGACCGCCACGACGGCGGCCGTCGCGACCGACCAAAGCACGCTCCTGCTCGATTACGAAGGGCGGCTGGAAGACGGCACCGTTTTCGATTCCGGCGAGGGCGTCACCTTCCGACTCCCGGAGATGATCGACGGCTTCCGAGAGGAGGTCGTCGGGATGCGCGAGGGCGAAACCAAGACGTTCAGCATTCCACCCGAAAATGGCTACGGCGCGATGGGCATTCCCGGAGCGGTCCCACCCAACGCGACGCTCACGTTCGAGGTCACCGTCTACGAGATCCTGGGCTGA
- a CDS encoding porin family protein, translating into MRFSLLAFTLVAFAATAQAQSPSFGLKAGLNTATLFFDDDGAFDEDGIEKQARLGFVGGVTADVPFTPSLGLRTEVLYAQKGFKTSFNFEGTDEAGDFDASQTIQLDYLEGPVLLNVMIPMQNGLEVGVQAGAVPAFKLRAALNCGGEADDDQFCEPEGDAAREEFDSQFKSFDLGGALGLTVGAGPFAVDARYTLGLLNVVDEEELEEDDSVKNGVFSIAAIYRFGR; encoded by the coding sequence ATGCGCTTCTCTCTTCTCGCCTTCACGCTCGTGGCGTTTGCCGCCACCGCGCAGGCACAGTCCCCCTCGTTCGGTCTCAAGGCCGGACTCAACACCGCCACTCTCTTCTTCGACGATGACGGCGCCTTTGACGAGGACGGCATCGAGAAGCAGGCACGGTTGGGCTTTGTAGGCGGCGTCACGGCCGACGTGCCGTTCACGCCATCGCTCGGCCTCCGTACGGAAGTCCTGTACGCTCAGAAGGGCTTCAAGACGAGCTTCAACTTCGAAGGAACGGACGAGGCCGGTGATTTCGACGCCAGCCAGACCATCCAATTGGACTACCTGGAGGGTCCGGTTCTGCTCAACGTGATGATCCCGATGCAGAACGGTTTGGAGGTCGGTGTTCAGGCCGGCGCCGTCCCGGCGTTCAAGCTCCGCGCAGCGCTGAACTGCGGTGGTGAGGCCGACGACGACCAGTTCTGCGAGCCCGAAGGCGACGCCGCGCGCGAGGAGTTCGACTCGCAGTTCAAGTCGTTCGACCTCGGCGGCGCGCTTGGCCTGACGGTCGGCGCAGGCCCTTTCGCGGTTGACGCCCGGTACACTCTGGGCCTCCTCAACGTCGTAGACGAGGAGGAGCTTGAAGAGGACGACTCCGTCAAGAACGGCGTGTTCTCCATTGCAGCGATCTACCGCTTCGGCCGGTAA
- a CDS encoding alpha/beta fold hydrolase, producing the protein MSALSVPASSPLQVLSARAVRVEGLGATRYRLRRDHPYTGDADLDLAFSTFDALVIPPADGREGAAAVTLLNGITKPLAHSIPAALELARGGAGAILIDTPLGGVRRPGGGGNPGAAVAEIARRGVALDVPLVARMFDGVAADLAAAFALGADAHGIGARGRRALFGASFGCLLSSFAFGRDGLGDRLIGAIGHPGLPGMARGLVDTFAQFSGIPAAVVTGGLRLGPLAETAARRMGGEPAVGALRFARLLSRLGRGGRALDGLDPLGFASGESRPVAFLAGERDPVATPEAIRDAASAYPRSTVEVLPALGHGWYPGARPADAPTFGEACGAFALRQVRDWT; encoded by the coding sequence GTGTCCGCTCTCTCCGTTCCGGCTTCGTCTCCGCTTCAGGTTCTCAGCGCCCGCGCGGTGCGCGTCGAAGGCCTCGGCGCCACGCGCTACCGCCTCCGCCGCGATCACCCGTACACCGGCGACGCCGACCTGGACCTCGCGTTTTCGACGTTCGACGCTCTCGTGATTCCGCCCGCTGATGGGCGCGAAGGCGCTGCGGCGGTCACGCTGCTCAACGGCATCACGAAGCCTCTGGCGCACAGCATTCCCGCCGCGCTTGAGCTCGCCAGAGGCGGCGCCGGGGCCATTTTGATAGACACGCCGCTGGGAGGCGTGCGGCGTCCGGGCGGGGGCGGCAATCCCGGTGCGGCCGTGGCCGAGATCGCGCGCCGCGGTGTCGCGCTCGACGTGCCGCTCGTGGCGCGCATGTTCGATGGCGTCGCGGCCGACCTCGCGGCGGCGTTCGCGCTCGGCGCCGACGCGCACGGCATCGGCGCCAGAGGCCGGCGTGCTCTGTTCGGCGCCAGCTTCGGGTGCCTGCTTTCCAGCTTCGCCTTTGGCCGCGACGGGTTGGGCGACCGTCTGATCGGCGCCATCGGACACCCGGGGCTTCCCGGTATGGCGCGCGGGTTGGTGGACACGTTCGCGCAGTTCTCCGGCATCCCCGCGGCGGTGGTCACGGGCGGTCTTCGCCTGGGGCCTCTGGCGGAGACCGCGGCGCGGCGGATGGGCGGCGAGCCCGCGGTCGGCGCGCTGCGGTTTGCGCGGCTGCTCTCGCGGCTGGGCCGCGGCGGGCGCGCGCTGGACGGCCTGGACCCGCTGGGGTTCGCTTCTGGCGAGAGCCGCCCTGTTGCGTTCCTCGCTGGCGAGCGCGATCCGGTCGCGACGCCAGAGGCCATCCGGGACGCCGCATCGGCCTATCCAAGGAGCACCGTGGAGGTGCTCCCGGCGCTTGGCCACGGCTGGTACCCCGGCGCGCGCCCCGCTGACGCGCCGACGTTCGGCGAGGCCTGCGGCGCCTTCGCGCTCCGACAGGTGCGGGACTGGACCTGA
- a CDS encoding ferredoxin family protein, whose product MPYVVAQPCINCKHTDCVEVCPVDCFYEGPNFLVINPDECIDCNACVPVCPVEAIYADDELPEEWTHYAEWNTYLANQWQALGYNITEKKPELPQAEEWASPPQSETKNEEDILTWEGAE is encoded by the coding sequence ATGCCGTACGTCGTCGCCCAGCCCTGCATCAACTGCAAGCACACCGACTGCGTCGAGGTCTGCCCCGTGGACTGCTTCTACGAGGGCCCCAACTTCCTCGTCATCAACCCTGACGAGTGCATCGACTGCAACGCCTGCGTGCCGGTCTGCCCCGTGGAGGCCATCTACGCCGATGACGAGTTGCCCGAGGAGTGGACGCACTACGCGGAGTGGAACACCTACCTCGCCAACCAATGGCAGGCGCTCGGCTACAACATCACGGAGAAGAAGCCCGAGCTGCCGCAAGCCGAAGAGTGGGCCTCACCGCCGCAGTCCGAGACCAAGAACGAGGAGGACATCCTGACCTGGGAGGGCGCGGAGTAG
- a CDS encoding helix-turn-helix transcriptional regulator has translation MARSDRSLNKTERLFALVLLLQNRPNMTSRDLADHFAVSRRTIFRDLRTLGESGVPLTYAEAGGYEILEGYQLPPLMFSAREAATLLVGTAFTKLQPDASLRTDADAVAMKIRSVLPDSVRDYIDRLQERTVLSPFNEVQDQRAASGDEQGLWFELSEAVARQRRVKMTYYVASRDEETVRLVDPLGLVYYSDHWNLIGYDHLREDIRNFRLDQIKKLRTRFETFQAPEGFDLKSHLRERGESPQNVRMTVRFRSRAWRWARRQVPADVEQELREEGGWVRATFEFENANYVARWLLRYGTDAEVIEPESLREAVRDQAQAIAKQYA, from the coding sequence ATGGCCCGCTCCGACCGATCGCTCAACAAGACCGAGCGCCTGTTCGCCCTCGTGCTGCTGTTGCAGAACCGGCCCAACATGACCTCGCGTGATCTCGCCGATCACTTCGCGGTCAGCCGCCGCACCATCTTCCGCGACCTGCGGACGCTGGGCGAGAGCGGCGTGCCGCTGACCTACGCCGAGGCGGGCGGGTACGAGATCCTGGAGGGCTACCAGCTCCCCCCGCTCATGTTCAGCGCGCGAGAGGCCGCCACGCTCCTCGTCGGCACGGCGTTTACCAAGCTCCAGCCCGACGCCAGCCTCCGCACCGACGCCGACGCCGTGGCGATGAAGATCCGATCGGTCCTCCCCGACTCCGTCCGGGACTACATCGACCGGTTGCAGGAGCGGACCGTGCTCTCGCCGTTCAACGAGGTGCAAGACCAACGCGCGGCCTCTGGCGACGAGCAGGGGCTCTGGTTCGAGCTTTCCGAGGCCGTCGCGCGCCAGAGGCGCGTCAAGATGACCTACTACGTGGCCTCTCGCGACGAGGAGACCGTGCGCCTGGTGGACCCGCTGGGACTCGTGTACTACTCCGACCACTGGAACCTGATCGGCTACGACCACCTGCGCGAGGACATCCGCAACTTCCGGCTGGACCAGATCAAAAAGCTCCGCACGCGCTTTGAGACGTTCCAGGCGCCCGAGGGCTTCGACCTCAAATCGCACCTCCGGGAGCGCGGCGAGAGCCCGCAAAACGTGCGCATGACCGTCCGCTTCCGCTCACGCGCGTGGCGCTGGGCCCGCCGCCAGGTGCCCGCCGACGTGGAACAGGAGTTGCGCGAGGAAGGCGGCTGGGTGCGCGCCACGTTCGAGTTCGAGAACGCGAACTACGTGGCCCGGTGGCTGCTCCGCTACGGGACCGATGCCGAGGTGATCGAGCCGGAGTCGCTGCGCGAGGCCGTGCGCGACCAAGCCCAGGCCATCGCGAAGCAGTACGCCTGA
- the mnmG gene encoding tRNA uridine-5-carboxymethylaminomethyl(34) synthesis enzyme MnmG — protein MDTYDVIVVGGGHAGAEAAHAAARLGARTLLLTMSLDKIGAMSCNPAVGGVGKGQIVREIDALGGLMGRIADQTAVHFRMLNTSKGPAVWSPRCQSDRHEYSLALREALENTPNLFFRQDAAVDLLTAPEAQPAGASGAGGKRVVGIVTRSGMEIRAGAVILTTGTFLGGTIHVGNQQRSGGRDGEAAAGRLTAALTRLGFETGRLKTGTPPRLDGRTIDWDACTPQPSDPHPRPFSFMSDELPHEPLACYITHTSQAVHAILREGFEESPMYAGRIQGRGPRYCPSIEDKIDRFASKTSHQLFLEPEGRRTHEVYVNGFSTSLPEEVQTRALRLIPGLERAHVLRPGYAIEYDYVPPHQIYRSMETKLARGLYLAGQINGTTGYEEAAAQGLMAGINAARDTGARGADVASGGMTNEHASGVSLPGDLASGGPLVLGRDQAYIGVLVDDLVAKGTDEPYRMFTSRAEHRILLRQDNADGRLTPLGYALGLATRERLDRMNARAEAAALLADRITSTSVTPASANPYLESVGTAPLAEPTRLNRIALRPEVTLLDLLRASGEADLIPEAPGLEPITERVETEMKYAGYLERERDAADRMQDLERWRVPDGFDFTAVTSISHEAREKLTRVRPETLGQASRVSGVSPADVQSLMVLLRRFRGPASPASGDGASHSVSPPEATA, from the coding sequence ATGGATACCTACGACGTGATCGTGGTCGGCGGCGGGCACGCGGGGGCGGAGGCGGCGCACGCCGCGGCCCGGCTCGGCGCCCGCACCCTGCTGCTCACGATGAGCCTGGACAAGATCGGCGCGATGTCCTGCAACCCCGCCGTCGGCGGTGTGGGCAAGGGGCAGATCGTGCGCGAGATCGACGCGCTGGGCGGGCTCATGGGCCGCATCGCGGATCAGACCGCGGTCCACTTCCGAATGCTCAACACGAGCAAGGGGCCCGCCGTGTGGAGCCCGCGCTGCCAGAGCGACCGGCACGAGTACAGCTTGGCCCTCCGCGAGGCGCTGGAGAACACGCCGAACCTCTTTTTCCGCCAGGACGCCGCGGTGGACCTCCTCACCGCGCCAGAGGCGCAACCCGCCGGGGCCTCTGGCGCGGGCGGCAAGCGCGTGGTCGGCATCGTGACGCGCTCGGGTATGGAGATCCGCGCCGGGGCTGTCATCCTCACGACCGGCACATTCCTCGGCGGGACCATCCATGTTGGCAACCAGCAGCGCTCCGGAGGGCGCGACGGCGAGGCTGCCGCGGGTCGCCTGACGGCGGCGCTGACGCGCCTGGGCTTCGAGACCGGCCGCCTCAAAACCGGCACGCCGCCACGCCTGGATGGCCGGACCATTGACTGGGACGCTTGCACGCCGCAGCCCAGCGATCCGCACCCGCGCCCGTTCTCGTTCATGAGCGACGAGCTCCCGCACGAGCCTCTGGCGTGCTACATCACGCATACGAGCCAGGCCGTGCACGCCATTCTGCGTGAGGGCTTTGAAGAGAGCCCGATGTACGCCGGCCGCATCCAGGGCCGCGGGCCGCGCTACTGCCCCAGCATCGAGGACAAGATCGACCGCTTCGCGAGCAAAACGAGCCACCAGTTGTTCCTGGAGCCCGAGGGGCGCCGCACGCACGAGGTCTACGTCAACGGCTTCTCGACAAGCCTGCCCGAAGAGGTCCAGACCCGCGCGCTGCGCCTCATCCCCGGCCTGGAGCGCGCCCACGTGCTGCGCCCCGGCTACGCCATCGAGTACGACTACGTGCCGCCGCACCAGATCTACCGCTCGATGGAGACCAAGCTCGCCAGAGGCCTCTACCTCGCGGGCCAGATCAACGGCACGACCGGCTACGAAGAGGCCGCCGCGCAGGGCCTCATGGCTGGCATCAACGCCGCGCGGGATACGGGCGCCAGAGGCGCAGACGTGGCCTCTGGCGGCATGACCAACGAACACGCCAGCGGTGTGTCCCTACCGGGAGACCTAGCCTCTGGCGGGCCGCTCGTGCTCGGGCGCGACCAGGCCTACATCGGCGTCCTCGTGGACGACCTGGTGGCAAAAGGGACGGACGAGCCGTACCGCATGTTTACGAGCCGCGCCGAGCACCGCATCCTCTTGCGCCAGGACAACGCGGACGGGCGCCTCACGCCACTCGGCTACGCGCTCGGACTCGCCACGCGCGAAAGGCTGGACCGCATGAACGCCCGCGCCGAGGCCGCCGCGCTTCTGGCCGACCGCATCACGTCCACGTCTGTCACGCCCGCTTCGGCCAACCCGTACCTCGAATCCGTCGGCACAGCGCCTCTGGCGGAGCCGACGCGGCTCAACCGGATCGCGCTGCGCCCCGAGGTGACCCTTCTCGACCTGCTGCGCGCCTCTGGCGAGGCCGACCTGATCCCCGAGGCGCCCGGCCTGGAGCCCATCACGGAGCGCGTGGAGACCGAGATGAAGTACGCGGGCTACCTGGAGCGCGAGCGCGACGCCGCCGACCGGATGCAGGACCTGGAGCGCTGGCGCGTCCCGGACGGCTTCGACTTCACGGCTGTCACCTCCATCTCCCACGAGGCGCGCGAAAAGCTGACCCGCGTGCGACCCGAAACGCTGGGCCAGGCCTCGCGCGTGAGCGGCGTCAGCCCCGCCGACGTGCAAAGCCTGATGGTCCTCTTGCGCCGCTTCCGCGGCCCCGCCTCCCCCGCTTCTGGCGACGGCGCCTCCCATTCCGTCTCTCCGCCAGAGGCCACCGCATGA
- a CDS encoding porin family protein — protein sequence MRSLLLAALVFVATPFASAQVTFGLKGGLNTSFYSGPSSDGLDPKLGAVGGAVVRFDVNPGFGIGLEALYSQKGAKYVDPVNSEFDETYAFDYIEIPAYVRLSVPIGQTLDGGVTLGGYAGIPIKTGGNDIDGDFDLEANTDYGALIGLDVGSGPYYVEGRYSLGLAQVSDDDTFFLDLPANELPDLKNQTVSLTFGVRFGGSRY from the coding sequence ATGCGTTCCCTTCTTCTCGCCGCGCTCGTCTTCGTGGCTACGCCCTTCGCCTCGGCTCAGGTCACCTTCGGCCTCAAAGGCGGTCTCAACACCTCGTTCTACTCCGGCCCCAGCTCGGATGGCTTGGATCCCAAGCTCGGCGCCGTCGGCGGTGCCGTCGTGCGCTTTGACGTCAACCCCGGCTTCGGCATCGGGTTGGAAGCCCTGTACTCTCAGAAAGGCGCGAAGTACGTCGACCCGGTCAACTCGGAGTTCGATGAGACCTATGCCTTCGACTACATCGAGATTCCCGCGTACGTCCGCCTGTCCGTGCCCATCGGGCAAACGCTCGACGGTGGCGTGACACTCGGCGGCTACGCCGGCATTCCCATCAAGACCGGCGGCAACGACATTGACGGCGACTTCGACCTGGAGGCCAACACCGACTACGGCGCCCTGATCGGCCTCGACGTCGGCTCGGGTCCCTACTACGTGGAGGGCCGCTACTCGCTCGGCCTGGCGCAGGTGAGCGACGATGACACGTTCTTCCTGGACCTCCCCGCCAACGAGCTGCCGGACCTGAAGAACCAGACGGTTTCCCTCACCTTTGGCGTCCGCTTTGGCGGCAGCCGCTACTAG